From Microlunatus capsulatus, a single genomic window includes:
- a CDS encoding response regulator transcription factor: protein MSTGSSPSAAPTQASGRVAVVIEDDADIRNLLSAILTQAGFTCHASGTGAEGIDAVRTHQPIVTTLDISLPGIDGFEVARQIRAFSSTYIIMLSARDEEIDTLMGLDAGADDYLTKPFRPRELRARIEAMLRRYHLPGLTESGGPAPAATPAPAAASSAPAAAAEDDDEAGWLAHNGLRINEEMWLCDVDGSPVELTRSEFDLLLAIMQGARRVISKDALALELRGDYATTGYVSDSDKRAVEVHMANLRRKLNDPVGAPRFIETVRGVGYRLADARRSTARR from the coding sequence ATGTCCACCGGGTCGTCCCCCTCCGCCGCGCCGACGCAGGCGTCGGGGCGGGTGGCGGTCGTGATCGAGGACGACGCGGACATCCGCAACCTGCTGAGCGCGATCCTCACCCAGGCGGGCTTCACCTGCCACGCGAGCGGGACCGGGGCCGAGGGCATCGACGCGGTGCGGACCCACCAGCCGATCGTCACCACCCTCGACATCAGCCTGCCGGGCATCGACGGCTTCGAGGTCGCCCGCCAGATCCGCGCCTTCAGCAGCACCTACATCATCATGCTGTCGGCCCGCGACGAGGAGATCGACACCTTGATGGGCCTCGACGCCGGGGCCGACGACTACCTCACCAAGCCGTTCCGCCCGCGCGAGCTGCGCGCGCGGATCGAGGCCATGCTGCGCCGCTACCACCTGCCCGGCCTCACCGAGTCGGGCGGCCCGGCTCCCGCGGCGACGCCGGCCCCGGCGGCCGCGTCCTCGGCCCCCGCGGCGGCGGCCGAGGACGACGACGAGGCCGGCTGGCTGGCGCACAACGGCCTGCGGATCAACGAGGAGATGTGGCTCTGCGACGTCGACGGCTCCCCCGTCGAGCTCACCCGCAGCGAGTTCGACCTGCTGCTGGCGATCATGCAGGGCGCCCGCCGGGTGATCAGCAAGGACGCCCTCGCCCTGGAGCTGCGCGGGGACTACGCCACGACCGGCTACGTGTCCGACTCCGACAAGCGGGCGGTCGAGGTGCACATGGCCAACCTGCGGCGCAAGCTCAACGACCCCGTCGGCGCCCCGCGGTTCATCGAGACGGTGCGCGGGGTGGGCTACCGGCTCGCCGACGCCCGCCGCTCGACCGCGCGGCGCTGA